The genomic DNA CTGGTACACAGAGTGGTAAACTTTTAAGAATTAAGGGTGAAGGTGTATTTTATTTAAATACTACAAGAAGGGGAGATATGTATGTCAAACTAATTGTAGAGATTCCTGAAAAGATATCTTCTAAGGAAAAAGAAATACTTAAAAACTTTGCAGCGGTACATGGAGAAAATGAATCTCCTGAACCAAAAGAACTTCATACATTATAATTTAAGCCACCAATTGGTGGCTTTTTTTAATAGGAAACAGAGATGAAAAAACAATTAATAATACTATATATTATGTTAGCTACAATATTAGGTGCTCAAGAAATAAAAACAATTACCGTAACGGGAATAGGTGAGTTATATTTAAATCCAAATGCCGTTGTAATCTCAACAGGTGTTGATAGTAGAGATCCATTAATAGGTGAAGCTATTAAAAAAAATAGTTTAGCAATGACTTCAATCGTTAATGGTTTAATTAAACTGGGAATATTAGAAGATAATATAAAAACAAGTAACTACTATGTTGGTTACTATGAACCATATAACAAAGATGAAAATGAAATAGCTGAATACCGAGTATCTAATACTATATCTATAACAATACTTGAAATTGAAAAACTTGATATTATTTTAAATAAACTGGTAGATTTAGGAATTAATAAAATTAATGGAGTTGATTTTAAAGTTATAAATATTTCAGAGTATAATAACGTTTTAACAGAAAAGGCTATAAAAAATGCTAGAGAAAAGGCTGAATATTTAGCTTCTTTAGAAAATATGAAGGTAGACTCTGTTTTACACATTATTGAAGAGGGATCACAATATACCCCGGTAATGGCTAAATACAATATGAATTTAGCCTATGGAGAATCTGATCGTAGCTTAAGTAGTGGTAATGAATTAATAACAAAAACTTATACAGTTACTTATCAAATAAGTTCTAAGTAATCTGCAATTCGAATTTGCCAATATTGATAACAGAACCAGGTTGAAGTCTTTTCTCTTCTCCTGG from Candidatus Delongbacteria bacterium includes the following:
- a CDS encoding SIMPL domain-containing protein — protein: MKKQLIILYIMLATILGAQEIKTITVTGIGELYLNPNAVVISTGVDSRDPLIGEAIKKNSLAMTSIVNGLIKLGILEDNIKTSNYYVGYYEPYNKDENEIAEYRVSNTISITILEIEKLDIILNKLVDLGINKINGVDFKVINISEYNNVLTEKAIKNAREKAEYLASLENMKVDSVLHIIEEGSQYTPVMAKYNMNLAYGESDRSLSSGNELITKTYTVTYQISSK